A part of Aegilops tauschii subsp. strangulata cultivar AL8/78 chromosome 2, Aet v6.0, whole genome shotgun sequence genomic DNA contains:
- the LOC109780044 gene encoding psbQ-like protein 3, chloroplastic has translation MAMALQLAIQSLAASLSRSPNKPATKPPSNGHHHPQEPTGSSSCSGRRSLAAAAAATGAALLASQLLPPTAGIAGAFDLDLRITIPEQSSEEAEAVVRTHARNLVRVKQFIDARSWRELQTALRASAANLKQDLYAIIQARPPGQRPELRRLYSDLFNNVSRLDYAARDKDELQVQECYGNIVAAIDQIFARIM, from the exons ATGGCAATGGCATTGCAGCTCGCCATCCAATCACTCGCCGCAAGCCTCTCCCGCTCTCCTAACAAACCCGCCACCAAGCCCCCGAGCAATGGCCACCACCACCCGCAGGAACCAACcggcagcagcagctgcagcggCAGAAGGAGCctagcggcggcggcagcggcgaccGGCGCGGCGCTCCTCGCGTCCCAGCTGCTGCCGCCGACGGCGGGCATCGCAGGCGCGTTCGACCTCGACCTCCGGATCACCATCCCGGAGCAGTCGAGCGAGGAGGCCGAGGCCGTGGTGAGGACGCACGCGAGGAACCTGGTGCGCGTCAAGCAGTTCATTGACGCCAGGTCGTGGCGGGAGCTGCAGACGGCGCTGCGGGCCAGCGCCGCCAACCTCAAGCAGGACCTGTACGCCATCATCCAGGCGAGGCCGCCGGGCCAGCGCCCCGAGCTCCGGAGGCTCTACTCCGACCTCTTCAACAACGTCAGCAGA CTGGACTATGCGGCCAGAGACAAGGATGAGCTCCAGGTGCAGGAATGCTACGGCAACATTGTGGCCGCCATTGACCAGATTTTTGCCAGAATCATGTAG
- the LOC109780043 gene encoding uncharacterized protein, whose protein sequence is MADDPNQNFGPFSQPFCSQNVVSFQTCATPSGSGGSMPVYLDCSSSMGSNMGMMNTTPSVAVSTSSSNMVAESAQNLKYGGPLAESWSHLEIQVLKDCLDRYVNEHGIMKYIKIAASLPTKTVRDVAMRCQWMGNKQTTRRRRPAEHHSRKMKDRKDKMVGPSSWGTTHPVQTDTGVSSFVPHHAIQNSQYLSGASEMDRIVQLVLEENNRLLAQIDTNIQTFQAQNNNDLFNRVRRNIDGLLKIMSQMPGKMSQMPQLGVAVNENLASYLLPDLTMAQVLGNSHLKEEPRGW, encoded by the exons ATGGCAGACGATCCTAATCAAAACTTCGGGCCGTTTTCGCAGCCGTTCTGCAGCCAGAATGTGGTTTCATTTCAGACGTGCGCGACGCCCAGCGGGTCGGGAGGCAGCATGCCGGTGTACCTAGACTGCTCCAGCAGCATGGGGTCTAACATGGGGATGATGAACACCACGCCTTCAGTAGCTGTCTCCACAAGTTCATCCAACATGGTTGCTGAATCTGCGCAGAACCTCAAATATGGAGGACCCCTAGCTGAAAGCTGGTCGCATCTCGAGATCCAAGTGCTGAAAGATTGCCTAGATAG ATATGTGAATGAACATGGTATCATGAAGTACATAAAGATAGCCGCTTCCCTACCAACCAAGACGGTGAGGGATGTCGCGATGAGATGCCAATGGATGGGG AACAAACAAACTACAAGACGGCGGAGGCCTGCAGAACATCATAGCAGAAAAATGAAAGATAGAAAG GATAAAATGGTGGGGCCTTCATCCTGGGGTACCACTCATCCTGTTCAGACAGATACAGGAGTCTCTTCCTTTGTGCCGCATCATGCCATTCAAAACAGTCAATATCTATCTGGAG CCTCTGAGATGGATCGTATAGTACAGCTTGTACTGGAAGAAAATAATCGGCTTCTTGCTCAGATAGACACAAATATTCAAACATTTCAG GCTCAAAATAACAACGATCTCTTCAATCGCGTGAGAAGGAACATTGATGGCCTTTTGAAAAT CATGAGCCAAATGCCGGGAAAAATGAGTCAGATGCCTCAGTTGGGAGTTGCGGTGAATGAAAACCTTGCCAGTTACTTGCTCCCAGATCTTACAATG GCACAAGTTCTTGGAAATAGCCATTTGAAGGAGGAGCCAAGAGGATGGTGA
- the LOC109780040 gene encoding uncharacterized protein, which translates to MEEDRFRRCSSKTARRRLRSLLVLAADYLKYLFTSRRRLLHRVARRTQAVFSSYQGKSNKRLPPYHPPRALMEHEFSCSNSPSPAFLAAKRLQSRLKRGAAAGAAVASCFGATVGASYRSPPATEEGDVVEEEDEADGLACYELEPDVDYRAEEFISMFYEQLRAQNFPPVLQRSP; encoded by the coding sequence ATGGAAGAAGATCGATTCCGGCGCTGCAGCTCGAAGACAGCGAGGCGTCGTCTGCGCAGCCTCCTCGTCCTCGCCGCAGACTACCTCAAGTACCTCTTCACGAGCCGGCGCCGACTCCTCCACAGGGTGGCGAGGCGTACCCAGGCCGTCTTCTCCTCCTACCAAGGCAAGAGCAACAAGCGTCTGCCGCCATACCACCCTCCTCGCGCGTTAATGGAGCACGAGTTCTCGTGTAGCAACAGCCCTAGCCCCGCATTCCTCGCGGCCAAGAGGCTCCAGTCACGGCTGAAGCGGGGTGCCGCCGCCGGCGCTGCCGTCGCTTCCTGCTTTGGCGCCACCGTTGGGGCATCGTACCGGTCGCCGCCAGCGACAGAGGAGGGCGATGTGGTTGAGGAGGAAGATGAGGCTGATGGGTTGGCCTGCTACGAGCTTGAGCCGGACGTAGACTACAGGGCGGAGGAGTTCATCAGTATGTTCTATGAGCAGCTCAGGGCGCAGAACTTTCCCCCGGTTTTGCAGCGCTCGCCATGA